In Salmo salar chromosome ssa24, Ssal_v3.1, whole genome shotgun sequence, the following proteins share a genomic window:
- the LOC106585171 gene encoding G protein-coupled receptor kinase 5 isoform X2 produces MSLCEKQPIGRLLFRLYCETRPELLRCIHLLDAMDDYELAPDEKRKSRGGEIIGKFLTKQSSECVEAAESLAEQCRENLELHPCKEIFSDCRKALHDYLRRAPFSDYQNSMYFDRFLQWKMLERQPITKDTFRQYRVLGKGGFGEVCACQVRATGKMYACKKLEKKRIKKRKGESMALNEKQILEKVNSRFVVSLAYAYETKDALCLVLTLMNGGDLKFHIYSMGTPGFEKDRVQFYAAQICCGLDHLHQESIVYRDLKPENILLDDNGHIRISDLGLAIKVPEGDPIRGRVGTVGYMAPEVINNERYGMSPDWWGLGCLIYEMTAGRSPFRARKERVKREEVEKRVQEGEEEYSDKFTEDTQAICRVLLTKDPKQRLGCTAGGSTGVKAHCFFRNINFKRLEAGIQEPSFVPDPRAVYCKDVLDIEQFSTVKGVNLDQTDNDFYFKFSTGCVSIPWQHEMIDTECFSDLNVFGPQGTRPPDLDWNTPPEPPRRSLLDRIFRRHHPEVSIANSRVSSCSVNSVDSMSNSAP; encoded by the exons ATGAGCCTGTGTGAGAAGCAGCCCATCGGCAGACTGCTGTTCCGCCTGTACTGTGAGACCAGACCTGAATTGCTGCGATGCATCCACCTACTGGATgccatg GATGACTATGAGCTGGCGCCTGATGAGAAACGGAAAAGCAGAGGAGGTGAAATTATTGGGAAGTTCCTCACTAAACAG tcaTCAGAGTGTGTGGAGGCAGCAGAGAGCCTTGCTGAGCAGTGTAGAGAGAACCTGGAGCTTCACCCCTGCAAGGAGATCTTCAGCGACTGTCGCAA GGCTCTCCATGACTACCTGAGACGAGCTCCCTTCTCTGACTACCAAAACAGCATGTACTTTGACCGTTTCCTACAGTGGAAGATGCTAGAGAG ACAGCCAATAACTAAAGACACGTTTCGACAGTACCGAGTACTGGGGAAGGGAGGATTCGGAGAG GTGTGTGCGTGCCAGGTgcgagccacagggaagatgtaTGCCTGCAAGAAGCTGGAGAAGAAGAGAATtaagaagaggaaaggagagtccATGGCCCTTAACGAGAAACAAATACTAGAGAAGGTCAACAGCAGATTTGTT GTGAGTTTAGCATATGCCTATGAGACCAAAGATGCTCTGTGTCTGGTGCTGACCTTAATGAATGGAGGGGATCTGAAGTTCCACATCTACAGCATGGGGACTCCAGGCTTTGAGAAGGACAGGGTCCAGTTCTATGCTGCCCAGATCTGCTGCGGCCTGGACCACCTACACCAGGAATCCATCGTCTACAG gGATTTAAAACCAGAGAATATTCTATTAGATGATAATG GACACATCCGGATATCAGATCTAGGCCTGGCCATCAAAGTGCCTGAAGGGGACCCCATACGAGGCAGagtgggaacagtgggttacatGG ctCCGGAGGTGATCAACAACGAGCGCTATGGGATGAGTCCAGATTGGTGGGGGCTGGGATGTCTCATCTACGAGATGACCGCCGGACGCTCACCCTTCCGCGCACGTAAAGAACGAGTGAAGAGGGAAGAGGTGGAGAAGAGGgtgcaggagggagaggaggagtacaGCGACAAGTTTACAGAGGACACCCAGGCCATCTGTAGAGTG ctgttGACCAAAGATCCTAAGCAGAGGCTGGGCTGTACAGCGGGGGGGTCAACAGGGGTGAAAGCTCACTGCTTCTTCAGGAACATCAACTTTAAGAGACTAGAGGCAGGCATCCAGGAGCCCTCCTTTGTACCTGAT ccccggGCGGTGTACTGTAAGGATGTGTTGGACATTGAGCAGTTCTCTACAGTCAAGGGAGTAAATCTGGACCAAACCGACAACGACTTCTACTTCAAATTCTCTACAGGCTGCGTGTCCATCCCATGGCAGCACGAG atgaTAGACACAGAGTGTTTCAGTGATCTGAATGTGTTCGGGCCCCAGGGGACAAGACCCCCAGATCTGGACTGGAACACGCCCCCCGAGCCTCCCCGACGCAGCCTGCTGGACAGGATCTTCAGGAGACac CACCCCGAGGTTTCCATCGCCAACAGTCGCGTGTCTTCCTGCAGTGTGAACTCAGTGGACTCCATGTCAAACTCTGCCCCCTAG
- the LOC106585171 gene encoding G protein-coupled receptor kinase 5 isoform X1 produces MELENIVANTVLLKAREGGGGKRKGRSKKWKEILRFPHISQCTELGNSIDRDYMSLCEKQPIGRLLFRLYCETRPELLRCIHLLDAMDDYELAPDEKRKSRGGEIIGKFLTKQSSECVEAAESLAEQCRENLELHPCKEIFSDCRKALHDYLRRAPFSDYQNSMYFDRFLQWKMLERQPITKDTFRQYRVLGKGGFGEVCACQVRATGKMYACKKLEKKRIKKRKGESMALNEKQILEKVNSRFVVSLAYAYETKDALCLVLTLMNGGDLKFHIYSMGTPGFEKDRVQFYAAQICCGLDHLHQESIVYRDLKPENILLDDNGHIRISDLGLAIKVPEGDPIRGRVGTVGYMAPEVINNERYGMSPDWWGLGCLIYEMTAGRSPFRARKERVKREEVEKRVQEGEEEYSDKFTEDTQAICRVLLTKDPKQRLGCTAGGSTGVKAHCFFRNINFKRLEAGIQEPSFVPDPRAVYCKDVLDIEQFSTVKGVNLDQTDNDFYFKFSTGCVSIPWQHEMIDTECFSDLNVFGPQGTRPPDLDWNTPPEPPRRSLLDRIFRRHHPEVSIANSRVSSCSVNSVDSMSNSAP; encoded by the exons gtggaGGAGGGAAGCGGAAAGGGAGGAGTAAGAAATGGAAGGAGATCCTTCGCTTCCCCCACATCAGCCAGTGCACTGAGCTGGGCAACAGCATCG ATCGGGACTACATGAGCCTGTGTGAGAAGCAGCCCATCGGCAGACTGCTGTTCCGCCTGTACTGTGAGACCAGACCTGAATTGCTGCGATGCATCCACCTACTGGATgccatg GATGACTATGAGCTGGCGCCTGATGAGAAACGGAAAAGCAGAGGAGGTGAAATTATTGGGAAGTTCCTCACTAAACAG tcaTCAGAGTGTGTGGAGGCAGCAGAGAGCCTTGCTGAGCAGTGTAGAGAGAACCTGGAGCTTCACCCCTGCAAGGAGATCTTCAGCGACTGTCGCAA GGCTCTCCATGACTACCTGAGACGAGCTCCCTTCTCTGACTACCAAAACAGCATGTACTTTGACCGTTTCCTACAGTGGAAGATGCTAGAGAG ACAGCCAATAACTAAAGACACGTTTCGACAGTACCGAGTACTGGGGAAGGGAGGATTCGGAGAG GTGTGTGCGTGCCAGGTgcgagccacagggaagatgtaTGCCTGCAAGAAGCTGGAGAAGAAGAGAATtaagaagaggaaaggagagtccATGGCCCTTAACGAGAAACAAATACTAGAGAAGGTCAACAGCAGATTTGTT GTGAGTTTAGCATATGCCTATGAGACCAAAGATGCTCTGTGTCTGGTGCTGACCTTAATGAATGGAGGGGATCTGAAGTTCCACATCTACAGCATGGGGACTCCAGGCTTTGAGAAGGACAGGGTCCAGTTCTATGCTGCCCAGATCTGCTGCGGCCTGGACCACCTACACCAGGAATCCATCGTCTACAG gGATTTAAAACCAGAGAATATTCTATTAGATGATAATG GACACATCCGGATATCAGATCTAGGCCTGGCCATCAAAGTGCCTGAAGGGGACCCCATACGAGGCAGagtgggaacagtgggttacatGG ctCCGGAGGTGATCAACAACGAGCGCTATGGGATGAGTCCAGATTGGTGGGGGCTGGGATGTCTCATCTACGAGATGACCGCCGGACGCTCACCCTTCCGCGCACGTAAAGAACGAGTGAAGAGGGAAGAGGTGGAGAAGAGGgtgcaggagggagaggaggagtacaGCGACAAGTTTACAGAGGACACCCAGGCCATCTGTAGAGTG ctgttGACCAAAGATCCTAAGCAGAGGCTGGGCTGTACAGCGGGGGGGTCAACAGGGGTGAAAGCTCACTGCTTCTTCAGGAACATCAACTTTAAGAGACTAGAGGCAGGCATCCAGGAGCCCTCCTTTGTACCTGAT ccccggGCGGTGTACTGTAAGGATGTGTTGGACATTGAGCAGTTCTCTACAGTCAAGGGAGTAAATCTGGACCAAACCGACAACGACTTCTACTTCAAATTCTCTACAGGCTGCGTGTCCATCCCATGGCAGCACGAG atgaTAGACACAGAGTGTTTCAGTGATCTGAATGTGTTCGGGCCCCAGGGGACAAGACCCCCAGATCTGGACTGGAACACGCCCCCCGAGCCTCCCCGACGCAGCCTGCTGGACAGGATCTTCAGGAGACac CACCCCGAGGTTTCCATCGCCAACAGTCGCGTGTCTTCCTGCAGTGTGAACTCAGTGGACTCCATGTCAAACTCTGCCCCCTAG